The Verrucomicrobiia bacterium DNA window GCGTCAGTCCTGATGCTGATGCCGGGTTCAGGCTTGGGCTGCGCTTACATTGATCAGAATGGCCTCCCGCTCGACGGCGATACCCTGGCGGGCATGGAGGCTGGCCACATGCCTGCGCCGCTGCACTTGTTGGGCGTCAAGCCATTCACGTGCGGTTGCGGCAAGGATTGGGGTTGTATCGAAGCCTACACAACGATCTCCGGGTTGCCTCAACTTCTCGCCGAGAAATTGCCAGCGCATCCGAGTCACGAACTCGCAACTGCTCCGGGAACCGCCAAGGAAAAAGCGCTGTCGCTTCGCAGCAGGGCACAGAAGGGCGATCCGCTCGCCCTCGACATTTTTGATTTTCAGGCACGGGCAATGGGTCTCCACATCGCCAATCTTGCGATGGCTCTCGATCCCGGAATTGTTGTTATCGGCGGCGGACTGATGGATCCCGAGGCGACGACGCCGGATTTTCGCGAACGATACCTGCGCAAGATGCGCGAGGCCGCGGAGCCATACATCTGGGCACAGCAACGAAAGACCCTTCGGATTGTGCCGGCTGTATTGGGGGATTTGTCGCAAGCTATCGGGGCTGCGTTGGTGGCTTTGTATCGGGAAAAGCCGTGATAAACCCAGTCCCGATTTGCGTCGCGCGCGCGGCAAGCTAGGCTATCCGGAATGTCCCAGGTCATTTCTGCCACAGATATTGTTGTTCGTTACCACGACCGTGCCGTGCTCAATGGTGCGACACTGGGAATCCAAGAGGGTGAGCGCATCGGCCTGGTTGGTCGAAATGGATCGGGAAAGACAACGTTCCTGAAGCTTCTTGCCGGTTTGCTTGAACCCGATTCCGGCGAAGTGAGCCGCCGACGCGATCTCGTTATCAGTTACCTTTCCCAGGATTTCACATTGGATCCTGCGCTCGATGTCCGCGGAAACGTACGGTCCGGTGCTCGCCACGTCTTGGATTTGATAGATGAATTCGAGTCGCTTCCGGCGGATTCCAGCCGTCATGAGCAGCTGGAACATCGCATTCACGCGCTGGAAGGGTGGACCCTCGATTCTCGCATCGAAACTGCGCTCGCGCACTTGAACTGCCCTGACGGCGAGCGCTCTATTTCATCTCTTTCGGGTGGTGAAAAAAGGCGGGTGGCCCTCGCGCGGGCAATCGTTTCGCGCCCTGATTTCCTCATCCTTGACGAGCCGACGAACCATCTGGATCCGGAGTCGATCGAATGGGTGGCGGAATTTCTGGAAGGGTTTTCCGGGACATTTCTCGTCGTGACCCATGATCGTTACTTTCTGGACGAGGTGGTCAACCGCATGGTGGAGCTGAGCGACGGCAGATTCTTTTGGCACGAGGGAAATTATACCGATTATCTGCTCGCCAAAGCGGAGCGTCAGGCGGCAGACGCAACGCTGGAGCACAAGCGGCAGATGTTTCTGAAGAAGGAGCTCGAGTGGGTGCGCACTGGCCCGCGAGCGCAGCGTTCCAAGGCGAAGAATCGTTTCGAGCGCTATTACGAGGTGGCTGCGCAGGGCGGGCCTGCGGCTGACGAAGAAGTTGAACTGGTAATTCCGCCACCCCCGCCACTGGGGAATCGCACCGTCGAGTTGTCAAACCTTGGCATGACTCTTGGCGAACGACGGTTGTTCAGCGGGTTTAATTTCACGTTTGAGAATGGGCAGCGAATCGGGGTCTGTGGACGCAATGGGCTGGGTAAGACGACGCTTCTGAGAATCATCATCGGCCAGCTTCAACCTACTGAAGGAACCGTAAAGATCGGCCAGTTGACGCGGTTCAATTATGTGGACCAGGGCCGATTGCAGTTGAATGACGAGCGCACCGTGCTGGATGAGCTCGCCGACGGGAGCGAGTTTGTTCAATGGGGTGAGTCGAAACTATCGCTCCGCGCGTACTTGAAGCGCTTTCTCTTTGCTGATGACCGGATCAGCATGCAGGTGAAGCATCTGAGCGGAGGAGAACGCAGCAGATTATTGCTCGCGCGAATTTTGAAGAGCGGCGGCAACTTTTTGATCCTGGATGAACCGACCAACGATCTCGACCTGCCGACATTGCGGGTGCTCGAGGAAGCGCTGATCGCTTTCCCGGGAGTTGTCTGTGTTGTCAGTCACGACCGTTATTTTCTGAATCGCGTCTGCACCGACATTCTCGCCTTTGAAGGAGATGAGCGAATTTGCCACAGCGTGGGAGATTACGATTACTACGCTGAAAAGAAGAAGCGCGCGCAAGCTTCAGCGGGGCGTCAAAGCGCGGCAATTATTTCGACCAACAAGACGACTGCGAGCGCGGCCGCGGCGTCTGGCAAGGCATCACGACCTCGAAAGCTCTCATTCAAGGAAAGTCGCGAGTTGGAGCAGATGGAATCCCGGGTTCTCGCCGCGGAGGAAGACATCAAGCGGATAGAAACCCTCTTCGCCTCTCCGGAATTCCACCGCACTCATGCAGCGGAAACACCGCGGCTGCTCGCGGAGCTGGCGGCCAACAAGGAGAAGCTGAATCAGTTATACGGCCGCTGGCAGGAGTTGGAGGCGGTCAGGGCAGCCTGGACCGCCAATGGGGACTGAAAGGAATCAAATCCGTTGCCTGTGGTTGAGGACCCTTCGCGCGTGCATTCGACCGGCGGTCGATCTGTAGAAAAGCTGACTGCCGCTGGCCGTCAGCGAACCAGTCGCAGCGCGATTTGCTTGTCGATTTCAGCCGCAAGTTCAATATCCGAGCCGCCGCTTGATGTGCGGGTTTGGACAGCCAGGCCGGTGACCTGGGGTTCCACCTGCTCGATGCGCACCCAAACCGTCCGCTGGTTTACCTTGCCTTCAACCGTGCGGATGATATTGCCAATGGCGTTGGTTTGACCGTAAACGATGCCTTCGTTCACAAGGGTCCCGTTGTAGGCAACGACTTCCTTTGCGGCCTGAAATACCTGGTCGGCGGGCCGCTCGTATCGCGACTCAATGCGGTCTTTCACAAAAGGAACCGCGGCTGTTTTTCGGCCAGTCACGGTTTCCACGCAACCTGTTGCGATGATTGCTGCGCCCAAGACGCCCGCGAGAAATCGAATATTCATGCGTGCATGCAAACACATCCCAGAAGTGCGTCAAGTGGATAGATGCCTCCGGCGGCTCGACATTCCCCGTGGCAGATGCCATTTTAATTCTGTGGAAAAACTTGAACAACTTCGCGCCTTGTTGCGGTCGTACGGATCCTGCCTGGTAGCGTACTCCGGCGGTGTGGACTCCGTGTTTCTGGCGAAGGTCGCTCGCGAGGTGCTGGGCGACAAATCGCTTGCTGCCATTGCAGACTCGCCCAGTCTCCCGCGCCGGGAATTGCAGGAAGCTCTTGAGTTGGGAATCCGTTTTGACTTCCCCGTCCGAGTAATCCGAACCAACGAGTTTGAGAATCCCAGTTATACCGCGAATCCCGACAACCGGTGTTACTTCTGCAAACACGAGTTATTCACGGAGCTTGTTCCACTCGCCCGAACAGAAAATTTTGCTGTGATCGCATACGGGGAGAACGCCAGCGACGTTGGGGATTATCGCCCCGGCGCGCAGGCTGCCAAGGAGTTTGAGATTCGCGCGCCGTTGAAAGAAGCAGGTTTGACGAAAACTGAAATTCGCGAATTTTCGGCCCAGCTCGGACTGCCCACCGCGGACAAGCCGCAAATGGCTTGCCTCAGCTCCCGCATCCCCTACGGTCAGGTGGTGACGCCTGAGAAGCTGCACATGATTGAGGCCGCCGAAAACGTGCTCCGGGATCTCGGATTTTACGACGTCAGGGTAAGACATCACGAACTTCCGTCTCCGAATATCTCTGGTGCGCCAGCAGTGCAGGCACCGAAAAAAGCCATGTATCTCGCGCGCATTGAAGTCGGGCAGGCGGAGCTGGCTAAATTCCTGCAGGGACAGGCATCGATCGTCGCGGCCAAGCTCATGGAGTTGGGTTACGCTCACGTGACGCTGGACCTGCAAGGGTATCGCCGCGGAAGTTTGAACCAACAA harbors:
- a CDS encoding ABC-F family ATP-binding cassette domain-containing protein; this encodes MSQVISATDIVVRYHDRAVLNGATLGIQEGERIGLVGRNGSGKTTFLKLLAGLLEPDSGEVSRRRDLVISYLSQDFTLDPALDVRGNVRSGARHVLDLIDEFESLPADSSRHEQLEHRIHALEGWTLDSRIETALAHLNCPDGERSISSLSGGEKRRVALARAIVSRPDFLILDEPTNHLDPESIEWVAEFLEGFSGTFLVVTHDRYFLDEVVNRMVELSDGRFFWHEGNYTDYLLAKAERQAADATLEHKRQMFLKKELEWVRTGPRAQRSKAKNRFERYYEVAAQGGPAADEEVELVIPPPPPLGNRTVELSNLGMTLGERRLFSGFNFTFENGQRIGVCGRNGLGKTTLLRIIIGQLQPTEGTVKIGQLTRFNYVDQGRLQLNDERTVLDELADGSEFVQWGESKLSLRAYLKRFLFADDRISMQVKHLSGGERSRLLLARILKSGGNFLILDEPTNDLDLPTLRVLEEALIAFPGVVCVVSHDRYFLNRVCTDILAFEGDERICHSVGDYDYYAEKKKRAQASAGRQSAAIISTNKTTASAAAASGKASRPRKLSFKESRELEQMESRVLAAEEDIKRIETLFASPEFHRTHAAETPRLLAELAANKEKLNQLYGRWQELEAVRAAWTANGD
- the larE gene encoding ATP-dependent sacrificial sulfur transferase LarE translates to MEKLEQLRALLRSYGSCLVAYSGGVDSVFLAKVAREVLGDKSLAAIADSPSLPRRELQEALELGIRFDFPVRVIRTNEFENPSYTANPDNRCYFCKHELFTELVPLARTENFAVIAYGENASDVGDYRPGAQAAKEFEIRAPLKEAGLTKTEIREFSAQLGLPTADKPQMACLSSRIPYGQVVTPEKLHMIEAAENVLRDLGFYDVRVRHHELPSPNISGAPAVQAPKKAMYLARIEVGQAELAKFLQGQASIVAAKLMELGYAHVTLDLQGYRRGSLNQQLPAAAELKSAAK
- a CDS encoding ROK family protein, with protein sequence MSTSKPIYIGTDGGATTSKVNGVWENGEAISTKLLQRPTNSQNGPDAVIASWIESIGIFLQQNGLSWDQVRGAGLAIPGPYLGYGILDKSANLPASFAGWDVHTAYSKALAQAAGRDVPLIVGNDGNFGGVGEARYARGDSRASVLMLMPGSGLGCAYIDQNGLPLDGDTLAGMEAGHMPAPLHLLGVKPFTCGCGKDWGCIEAYTTISGLPQLLAEKLPAHPSHELATAPGTAKEKALSLRSRAQKGDPLALDIFDFQARAMGLHIANLAMALDPGIVVIGGGLMDPEATTPDFRERYLRKMREAAEPYIWAQQRKTLRIVPAVLGDLSQAIGAALVALYREKP